One Hemiscyllium ocellatum isolate sHemOce1 unplaced genomic scaffold, sHemOce1.pat.X.cur. scaffold_3727_pat_ctg1, whole genome shotgun sequence genomic window carries:
- the LOC132813473 gene encoding solute carrier family 26 member 10-like, whose product MAKIIGLTPDKIKKREKRKKALERVGKMTITTIDNGLIQPHYPADRTSSSSDKQDKRIRSVVIDCSSIIFIDTAGARLFVQMCAECQKADMWVYLAECNKDVLKILTCSGLLNHLHPEQIFVTIHDAVVNVERMKEAASQKSTTIWV is encoded by the exons ATGGCCAAAATAATCGGACTGACCCCAGATAAGATCAAAAAGagggaaaagagaaagaaagcacTGGAAAGAGTTGGAAAGATGACCATTACCACCATC GATAATGGACTCATCCAACCTCACTACCCGGCCGACAGAACCTCGTCCTCTTCAG ATAAGCAAGATAAAAGGATTCGGTCTGTTGTGATCGACTGCAGTAGCATCATCTTCATTGACACAGCTGGAGCAAGGTTATTTGTTCAG ATGTGTGCAGAGTGTCAGAAAGCCGACATGTGGGTCTACCTAGCAGAATGCAACA aagatgttttgaaaatattgacGTGTAGtggccttcttaaccaccttcaTCCAGAGCAGATCTTTGTAACGATACATGATGCTGTCGTCAATGTGGAGCGAATGAAG GAAGCAGCCTCACAGAAAAGCACTACAATTTGGGTATGA